From Neorickettsia helminthoeca str. Oregon:
TCGCTAATTGTCGTCGTCCTTTCGGCATTCATAGGAGAAGGACCTGGTACCGGATGGACTGTGTATCCTCCACTTTCAGGTATTAAATTCCATCCAGATGTCTCCATTGATCTAGCAATCTTCAGTCTGCACTTGGCAGGTCTCTCGTCGATCTTGGGGGCAATCAATTTCATTACAACTATAATCAATATGCGTGCACCAGGCATGGGAATGTTTAAAATGCCCTTATTTGTATGGTCAATCCTGATTACGGCAGTGTTGGTATTAATAGTAATGCCTGTACTTGCGGGTGTACTCACGATGTTACTTGCCGATCGTAACTTTGGGACAGCATTTTTTGAAGTCGCTGGCGGTGGTGATCCACTTCTATATCAGCACTTGTTTTGGTTCTTTGGTCACCCTGAGGTTTATATCGTTATACTTCCAGCATTTGGAATAGTCAGCGAGATAGTTTCTACTTTCTCCAAGAAGCCTGTTTTTGGATATATAGGAATGGTCGCAGCAATGACTATCATTGGAATTATTGGTTGCTTCGTATGGGCGCACCACATGTTCACAACTGGGGTCAGCTACAATACATTAGCCTATTTCACAGTTGCGACAATGCTAGTAGGTGTACCAACTGGTATAAAAGTTTTCAGTTGGATAGCGACAATGTGGGGCGGCTCCATAGATCTAAAGACACCTATGCTATTTGCATTAGGCTTTATCCTTTTGTTCGTACTGGGTGGTGTGACTGGAATTGCATTATCTAACTCAGCTCTCGATAAGATGCTGCATGATACCTATTACGTCGTCGGCCACTTTCATTATGTGATGTCCATAGCGGTTTTATTTGTAGTATATGCAGCGTTCTACTACTGGATTGGTAAAATCTCTGGTAGGCAGTATAATGAATTACTAGGAAAGGTCCACT
This genomic window contains:
- the ctaD gene encoding cytochrome c oxidase subunit I; amino-acid sequence: MSGHSEIPKGLSRWLFSTNHKDIGTLYIILSIVGGIVGGLFSLLMRSQLMHIDVFGGNYQLYNVSVTAHAVIMVFFMIMPALVGGFGNWFVPIMIGAPDMAFPRMNNISFWMLFFSLIVVVLSAFIGEGPGTGWTVYPPLSGIKFHPDVSIDLAIFSLHLAGLSSILGAINFITTIINMRAPGMGMFKMPLFVWSILITAVLVLIVMPVLAGVLTMLLADRNFGTAFFEVAGGGDPLLYQHLFWFFGHPEVYIVILPAFGIVSEIVSTFSKKPVFGYIGMVAAMTIIGIIGCFVWAHHMFTTGVSYNTLAYFTVATMLVGVPTGIKVFSWIATMWGGSIDLKTPMLFALGFILLFVLGGVTGIALSNSALDKMLHDTYYVVGHFHYVMSIAVLFVVYAAFYYWIGKISGRQYNELLGKVHFYVTLIAVNITFLPHHFLGLAGMPRRVPDYPDAFIPWNYISSVGAFLAFGSALFFVFIVLHTLLRGKKCENNPWGGTTLEWTLSSPPPYHSFEEPVAK